Part of the Deltaproteobacteria bacterium genome is shown below.
ATCCTGAACGGAGTCCCCTCTGCCACAGCAAGACCATGAGAGTGATCTTCAGGCTTTTCTGACGGATACCGCTGAAGAATCCCTGGAACCGCGTGATGCGGTGGATCCTTACGGCTTTGTCGCCGACCAGTTGGAGCTGGTGGAGCAGAGGCTGGCGGAGTGCACCCGTTCGAAGGAGCCCGAGCTCACCCGAATAGCCTCCCACCTGATCGGAGGCGGCGGCAAACGTATTCGGCCGGTCATCACCCTGCTCGCCTTCAAGGCCTTCCACGGCCAGCGGGTGAACGATGTCGTGGACATCGCCACGGCCATGGAGCTGATCCATGCCGCGACCCTGCTGCACGACGACATCATCGACGGCGCCGAGTTCAGGCGCGGCAAGGAGTCGGCCTACAAGCGTTACGGTCTCACCCGCACGCTCGTGACCGGGGACTTCCTTTTCATCAAGGCCTTCGAGTTCGCCGGCAAGTTCGACGACCAGGTGGTGCAGTGGACCGCCGACGCGTGCACCAGCCTGACCGAGGGCGAGATCCTGCAAGGTTCCTTCAACCGCAACCGCACGGTCACCGCGCGCGACTATATCGAGATCGTCGAGCGCAAGACCGCCTCGCTTTTTCAGACAGGCGCCAAGCTCGGCGCCTACATCGCGGGAGCGCCGTGCCAGCAGGTGGAGGTGGCGGCGAACTTCGGGCTCAACCTGGGCATCGCCTTCCAGATGATGGACGACGTGCTCGACGTCGTGGGCCGGCGCGACCTGCTGGGCAAATCCACGGGCATGGACCTGCGCGACGGCAACCCGTCACTGCCCATCGTGCTTTCCCTTCTCGACGGACACAGGGCCGTCACCCAGGTCTTCCAGTCGCGGGAGCCCACCGAAAACGACATCCAGCGCGCCCTCGACGCCATGGGCAACGGCACCGTCATCGAGCGTGCGCGGGACTTCGCCCGCAAGTACGCCCTCAAGGCGTGCCGCGAGGTGGACACGCTGCCGGACCCGGTCGCGCGGGACGCCCTCAAGGGGTTGGCGCGCCTGCTCACGGACCGCAATCATTAATGCCCGCGCGCCATCGGCTTGCCTCCCGCGATACCCAGGTCCGAAACATCTTCGATCGCATCGCCGGACGCTACGACCTGCTCAACCGGATCATCAGCTTCCGGCTCGATTCGTTGTGGCGCCGCAAGCTCATCCGTGCCCTGGGCCTGAGCGGCCGCCCGGCATGGGTGCTGGACATGGGCACGGGCACGGGAGCGCTGGCCCTGGACGCCTGCCGGGTGCTTGCGCCCGGCGCGCGCGTGGTCGGCGTCGATTTCTCGCGGGCCATGCTCCAGCGCGCCCGTGAACAGGCCGTGCGGACGGGTGCGGCATCCCGGGCCGATTACGTTCTGGCGCACGCGCTGGCCGCGCCGGTGCGAAGCGAGGCGTTCGACGCGGTCATGAGCGCCTTCGTGCTGCGCAACGTGGGCGACCTGCAGTCGTTTTTCCGCGAGTCGTACCGCGTCCTCAAACCTGGTGGACAGGTGGCGTCGCTGGACATGTTCCCACCGCCTCACGGGCTCTTCTCGCACCTTTACTGGCTCTATTTCGGCAGGCTCATGCCGCGCATCGGCGGGGGGGGGAGCGGCGATCCCTCGGCCTACCGTTACCTGTCGGACTCGGTGCGGTCGTTCGTATCGCCGGAGACGGTGGCGGAAACGCTCGCCGGGGTGGGTTTCGTGGAGACGGGCATCCGCCGGTACCTGCGGGGCGCGGTCTGTCTTCACGTCGCCACCAAGCCCGGGCCAAGCCCGAGGGAGGAAGCAACGGAGCCATGAACCCTTACGGCGCGGCGTTCGTGATGTTTCTCTACCAGGTTGCCGTGGGCGGGCTGGTGGGCCTGTCGGCGACACCGTTCAACGATCTGGAGCGGGGCTTCTACAAATCCACCGCCGGCGTGCTCGTCATCGCCGCGGTGCTGGCGCTGTGGGGGCAGATCGATCTTCTCCCCGAACGAAGCGGGGTTCGTGACGTCCTGGGAGTGCTCCTCCTGGCGGTCTTCACCCTCTTTCTGATCCTGTACTTCGTATCGCTCTGGGGGGAACGGGGCTTTCTGCGCGCGCGTTTCTTCTCCACCGCCATCCTGACCGGACTCGGCGGCCTGATAGTCGCGTCCTACGCCTTCTCCGGCCCTTCCCTGGGTCCGGTCGAAGCGGTGTTCCTGCCGCTCAGCTTCGTCGTCTCGGCCTTGCTGCTGGGCGCGGTGACGGTGGGCATGCTGATCGGCCACTGGTACCTGATCGAAACGGGTCAGAGCCTCGAACCGTTCTTTCGCGTCTTCCGCTTCTTCGTCGCCATGCTGGTCATTCAGACCGGACTGGAGATGTTCGGGACGGCCCTGCTCTACCTGTTTGGAACCGCCGCCACGGAGGCGACCGTGGAACGGCTCTTCAGCCACCACCTGGTCCTGCTGTCGTCCCGCTTCCTGGTGGCCCAGGCCGCGCCGCTGGCGCTGTCCTGGATGATCTGGAAGACCCTGACGGACTTCAACAACACCATGGCGGCGACGGGGTTGTTCTACATCGCCCTGTTGGGTGTATTCGTGGGAGAACTGCTGTCGAGCCACATCCTCGTCCTCGCGGGCGGGGCTGCCCAATAGCGTCCGGTCCGGTTCTTCGGGCGCCGGTTACACGTCCCGCCGAGGACCGTCCGGCGCTGGCGCGGGGCCGTCCTCGACGGCAGCCGTTGCCTCGCTCGGGGCCGGCGCCGGTGCCTTGACGTCGCGTTCCGGCCGCGGATAGGTCCTGATCCTGGTGACCCGCAGCCCGTGTCCGGTCCAGCCGAGGTCGTAACCCACCACCATACCTTCCTTGAGACCCTTGGGGGAGGTCACCGGGCCGGACATGCGCACCATCTGATAGGAAAACCTTACATCCCGGCCGCTGGCGGTGCGGACCACGCCGTTGTTCTTGCGGTGCGAGAGGCGCCGGATGATCCCGTGATAGTAGAGATCCGGCCGTTCTCCGTCCGTCGTGCCTTCGAGGCCCGCGCCGTCCAGGCCGTCCTCGGCATCATCTTCGCCCATGGCGGGATCCTCCTTGCTCTCCTCCATCCTATCCTTACGGATGTCGGACTGCAATGCACCTGGGCGACAATCGTGTCGGCCAGGTCCTCCACGGAGCGACATAAACGTCGAATCTTATAACCTATTGAAAAGAATAGATATTTTATAACTTGGCCGATCTGGGGCGACGATATTGTCGAGCAGGCTTGGAAAGAACTGTCGCAAATACAAGCACTTACCGCTGGCACGATAAGTGCTTGTATACGGAACCACAAGCCGCCCGGGCATCTCGGCCATTTATGCTGAGCACGGGTTGTCTGGGGGCCTTGTTGATAGGTTGTTGATAAGTTTATTGACAAATAGTCGCCAACTGAGTAATATAGGTACCATATGTTATCCACGGATGCGAAACCATCGGAACGACATATCCTAGCTGACGTATTCTCCCAGCCCAACGCCCGGGAACTGGCGGATATCGCCGAGGAATTCTCCCTCGGTGAACCCTTCTCCGCCGCGGGACTCCATCGCGAATCCGCCGAGGCGTTCTTCATTCTCGAAACCAAGCGAGGCAAGTTCCTCGTCTCCATCGAGGGATTCAAGAGCGAGAACGAGGTCAAGCATGACATCGAACTCCTCCTGTTCCTGCGGCGCCACGGCTTCCAGTGCCTGCAGCCCCTGAAGAGCCGGGGCGGGCAGCACTACCTTCAGGCCGACGGCCGGTTCATTTCGGCCAGCCGCAACATCGATGGCGCCGAGGTGCCCGTGGCGGACCTGACACGGGGACAGATTGCCGCCGCCGGGCGCGTGCTTGCCGACCTTCATCTGATCGGCCGAGGATACAAGAAGGGCGTGGAAAACCGCTTCTCCTTCCCGAGGGTGGCGTCGTTGTACCAGGAGGTACGAAAGATCCTCCCTCCGCACCTCAAGACCATCGTTCGGGTGCTGGATGACGAAGTCAACTACCTTGAGTCCTACCTCGACAATAATCTCCCGAAGGGTATCATTCACGGCAATCTGTCCTGGGAGAGCATGAAGTTCAAGGGATCGCGCCTGGTCGGGATCATGGACTTCGACAAGGCCTGCCGCGGGAAATTCATCTGTGACCTTGCCACGACCGTCAATGCCGTGTGCTACCACGAAGGACGTTACCGGCTGGACCGCTTCGAGGAACTGATCATGGGCTACGAAGGGCTGCGTCCCCTGTCGCTGCCCGAGTGGGACTCCTTCCCCAACGAGCTGCGCTTCTCGGCCCTCCGGACTGCCGTCACCAGCCTGCACGACTTCTACCTGCGCGACAACGGGGAGCGCCAGCGCATTCAGAAGACCTTTCGCGATTTCTTCGAGCGGTTGCTGATTCTCAGGCGGGAGAAGGACGGGGGCATGGAGGACCTGCTGCTGTCCATGGCAACCGGTTACGACTACCGGAAGTACCAGAAGTCCAAGCCTTCTCGCTAACGTGGTGTCTGGCTGATCCGCTCCGGTCGTCCGCCGTCAGTTCCGCGACTCCGCCGAGCGCGCAATCGCGGACGACCTGAAGAGAGCGAAGCAGGCCAGCGCGAGACCGGCCAGAAAGAGTATCAGGCCGCCCGTCAGTACCACGTAAAAGAAGTCCATCTTCACCTTCGCGGCGTCGTACTGCTCCCTCTCTTCATGGATGCGACCGAGGATCACCCTGTTCCCCTGCGGCGCCCGCGTTCCAACCCCGCCGTAACCACCCTCCGTTCCCGAATCGGAGCCAGCCGCCACGACCGCGCGGTAGTGGTTCACCTGCACGGAACCGATGATCCAGTTGCCGGCTCCCAACAGCACGAGCACCACACCGGTCACGAAACCGGGCTTCAGGTACAGGTCCTTGAGACTCATGGCGCATCGGTACCGGAGCCGTAAGGGAAGTGCAAGAGAACGATGAAGTGTTACGTGATCGGTGATGTGCATGGATGCCTGGACGAGTTGTCGTCCCTCGTCGCAAGCCTTCCCCTCGAAGGCGACGACACCCTCGTCTTCCTGGGCGACTACATCGACCGCGGCCCCGACTCGAAGGGGGTCGTCGACTATCTCACCGATCTCAGCCGGCACGGCGACCAGAAGACCGTGTTCCTGCGTGGCAACCATGAAGACATGATGCTGTCGTACATGGACTTGTCGGGCCGCCACGGTGACGCCTTCCTCCTGAACGGCGGACTGGCCACCCTCGCCAGCTATGGCCTGGCGGCCCCGACCGGCTCCCCTACCGCGGCGGACGGCCAGCGTCTTCTGGCGGCGCTGCCAACGGAACACGCCGAGTTCTTCTTGCGGCTCGAGCCGTGGTACTTCGTCGATGACTTCCTGTGCGTGCACGCGGGCATCAATCCGCGGCGTGCGTGGGAGGAGCAGGTGGGCGAGGAGCTCATCTGGATACGGCACGAGTTCATCATGAACCCGCATCCGTTACCGCACACCGTCCTGTTCGGCCATACGCCGATGCAGGAGGTCCTCTTCGACCTGCCTTACAAGATCGGCCTCGACACCGGCCTGGTCTACGGCAACGCCCTGAGCTGTCTCGAGTTAACCGGCAGGACACTCTATCAGATCCGCCACGGCAGCCGGGCGGTAAGGGTGAGCGACGTGGCCCGCCACTGGAAGCGTTAATCGGGCGGATGCACCGAAACTCTATTTGATTGCCGGCGGTGTGAGCCCGCCCCCGGCGCCTTGTATTTCACCGTCCAGCGACGGCGGGGCCGGGACCCCCCCGGGCGGTGTGGGCCCCCCCCCCCCCCCCCCCGGGGTCCCCCCCCCCCCCATCGCTCCCGTCCACTCGATTACGGGTGCACCGACTCCAAAAACCACTCCGTCGGAATCTCCCGCCCCACCCCCTTGGCCCTGGCCTCCGCGTAGACCGCGCCGCCCACGGCCGCGAACTGCAGCCCCAGACCGATGGTGTTGATGAAACAGGTGGACTCCTCCGGGCTCGTGCGCCCGGCCACTTTCCCGGACACCACGTCCTTGAGTTCCGGTGCGTCCACCCAGGGCGGCTCCTTGGGCCGCTCCACGGCATCCTTGTCCGCCGCGTTGAGGAATTCCAGCGGGTCGTGGGCCACGACGCGCTCGTCGCCCATCCCCGCGATGTAGTTCTCCGGCGCGGCCTTGCGCGTGTGCAGCACCACGCGGTCCGCGCGCGCCACGGTGTCGTCGCCCAGCTCCGACGGCTTCACGCAGGTAAAGTGAAGACCGGGCCGCACCCATTCCGGCGGAATGACCCGCGTGATGGCGTTGGTGGCCGCCACCAGCACCTGCGACTGCTCCGCCACCATCGCGGCGTCCGCGCACGGTTCCACCGGCACGCCGACCTTCGCCGCCATCTCCTCGGAAAACGCCTCGCGGTTCGCCTGGGTCGGGCTGAACACCAGCACCTTTTCGAACGAGCGCACCTTGCAGAAGGCTTCCACGTGGGCGCGGGCCTGCCAGCCGGACCCGAGCATCCCCAGGCAGGTCACGTTCTCTTGCGCCATGTACCGGGCCGCCACCGCGCTGGAAGCCGCCACGCGGAAGGCCTGGATCACTCCGTCCGGGAAGATGGCCAAGGGCTCCCCGGTCTCGGCGGAGAACAGCAGCACGAGCCCTACCCACTTGCCGCCCGGCGCCTTGGGGATCTTGTCCTTGACGACGCGGTCGCCGCGGTCCTCCCAGCGGATCACGTCCGAATTGATCCGCAGGGCCACCACCTTGGGATCGAACAGCCCCGCCTCCATGGACTTGAAGGCGTACACCCCCGAGGTCTCGGGAAAGGGCAGATAGAGATCGGTGCGCGGGCGGTTGACCGCGTGGCCGTCGGCGAGTTGCTGGTAGGCCTTGTTCAGCACCTCCAGGCAGGTGTCCATGGTTAGCAGGCCTTCGATCTCATCGTTGTTCAGAATCAGCATGGCGCCTTGCCCTCCTTGTTCCCCGCGTATCAGCCGAGGCCGTGTACGGGGTATTGCGAAATCCGTTGACGCTGGGCATGCGTGGCAACGATCAACGGCGAAGCTCAGGCGGAGCAGAATGCTCGGCAGCGTGCAGGGGCGTCTCCGGATTTCGCAATGCCCCGTACACGGCCCTCACATTCAATCGCGATCAATCGCGAATATCCTGCAGCAGCCACTCCGTGGGAATCTCCTTCCCCAGGCCGCGCTCCCTGGCCAGTTCGTAGACCTTGCCGGCCACCGAATAGAATTGTGCTCCCTGGACGTTGCCCCGTTCCGAATAGGTGACCTGGTCGGCTGAAGTCCGGCCCGGGTGGCGCCCCGCCAGCAACTCCGCGAGCATCACGTTCTTGTCGCCCCCCTGCACCCCATGAGCGCGGCGGCGCTTGCCTTTCATCTTGAATCCGGCGTCGTGTTCGGGGCGCGCCGCGTAGGTAATGTACTCGTCCGGCAGCGCGAACTCATCCAGGCCCCAGGGCGCCGGCGCGGTACCCAGCCTCAACGAGAGCTCGATGCGCTCGAAGGTCTCGGCATCCGGCCGCCCGCCGATGGAAGTGATGTGAGTGCCCGGTTCCACCAGCGCCCCCTTGATGATGTCCACGGCCGAATCGGTGCATCCCGCCAGGATGTCGGCCCCCTTGTAGACCGCGTCCGGGTCGCTCAAGGGCACGGCCTCGACGTCGAACTGCTCGGTCATTTCCCGGGCATAGGCCTCCCGGTTCGCCTTGGTGGGACTGTAGACCTGCACCCGCTCGATGCGCCGGGCCTTCATGAACGCTTCCAGGTGCGAACGCGCCATGCCGCCCGAGCCCACCATGCCCACCACCGCGGCGCCCTCGCGCGCCATGTACTTCGCGCCGATGCCGGAGTCGGCGCCCACGCGCATGTGTTGCAGGTGGCCGTCGTTCAGCAGCGCCAGGGGCTCGCCGTTCTCGATGCTGGTGAGCAGGATCAGGCCGCAGAAGCGGCCCGGCCGCACACAGTACTTCTCCTGCGTGATGGCGCCATTGTATTCCTGCTCGTAGATGATGTCCGACTTCATGCGGATGGCGAAGTAGCCGGACGTGGAGCCGCCTTCCATGGTGCCCCACTGGTACAGCTTCTCGGGGTCCGAGGTGGGCACCTGCAGGTCGATGCGCGGACGGCAGACGGCCTCCTTGTCCACCAGCTCCACGTAGGCCTTCTCGAGGGCCGCCATGGTGACGTCCATGGTGAGCACCTGTTTCACGTCGTCGTTGTTCAGGATCAGGGTCATGACCGTATCCTTTCCACACCCGGGCAGCGCGACTGGCGCCGGCGGGAAGCGCGGGAGATCCGAAGGGCGAGGGTGCCTCGGCCCTAGAGCGGCTCGCGCCATTCGGCGCCGTCGATGGGCAGCTCGATGCCCAGTCCGCGTTCGCGCGCCAACTGGTACAGCTTGCCGCCGATGGCCACGTCCGAGATCCCCACCCCGCCGGTATTCTTGAACAGCGTGATCTGGCCGGCGTCCGTGCGGCCGGGCTTCACTCCATTCAGGATCTCGCCCGCCTCGACGATCTTGTCCCAGGAGATGATGCCCTTTTCGAGCCGCTCGACGAAGTCGCCGGGCTGGTCCACCTCGATGGTCTGGCGGGAGTTGACACCGATGACGTCGGCGCGCCGCATGCTCTCGTCG
Proteins encoded:
- a CDS encoding metallophosphoesterase family protein; translation: MKCYVIGDVHGCLDELSSLVASLPLEGDDTLVFLGDYIDRGPDSKGVVDYLTDLSRHGDQKTVFLRGNHEDMMLSYMDLSGRHGDAFLLNGGLATLASYGLAAPTGSPTAADGQRLLAALPTEHAEFFLRLEPWYFVDDFLCVHAGINPRRAWEEQVGEELIWIRHEFIMNPHPLPHTVLFGHTPMQEVLFDLPYKIGLDTGLVYGNALSCLELTGRTLYQIRHGSRAVRVSDVARHWKR
- a CDS encoding ornithine cyclodeaminase family protein, whose translation is MLILNNDEIEGLLTMDTCLEVLNKAYQQLADGHAVNRPRTDLYLPFPETSGVYAFKSMEAGLFDPKVVALRINSDVIRWEDRGDRVVKDKIPKAPGGKWVGLVLLFSAETGEPLAIFPDGVIQAFRVAASSAVAARYMAQENVTCLGMLGSGWQARAHVEAFCKVRSFEKVLVFSPTQANREAFSEEMAAKVGVPVEPCADAAMVAEQSQVLVAATNAITRVIPPEWVRPGLHFTCVKPSELGDDTVARADRVVLHTRKAAPENYIAGMGDERVVAHDPLEFLNAADKDAVERPKEPPWVDAPELKDVVSGKVAGRTSPEESTCFINTIGLGLQFAAVGGAVYAEARAKGVGREIPTEWFLESVHP
- a CDS encoding polyprenyl synthetase family protein, whose product is MDPYGFVADQLELVEQRLAECTRSKEPELTRIASHLIGGGGKRIRPVITLLAFKAFHGQRVNDVVDIATAMELIHAATLLHDDIIDGAEFRRGKESAYKRYGLTRTLVTGDFLFIKAFEFAGKFDDQVVQWTADACTSLTEGEILQGSFNRNRTVTARDYIEIVERKTASLFQTGAKLGAYIAGAPCQQVEVAANFGLNLGIAFQMMDDVLDVVGRRDLLGKSTGMDLRDGNPSLPIVLSLLDGHRAVTQVFQSREPTENDIQRALDAMGNGTVIERARDFARKYALKACREVDTLPDPVARDALKGLARLLTDRNH
- a CDS encoding homoserine kinase, producing the protein MLSTDAKPSERHILADVFSQPNARELADIAEEFSLGEPFSAAGLHRESAEAFFILETKRGKFLVSIEGFKSENEVKHDIELLLFLRRHGFQCLQPLKSRGGQHYLQADGRFISASRNIDGAEVPVADLTRGQIAAAGRVLADLHLIGRGYKKGVENRFSFPRVASLYQEVRKILPPHLKTIVRVLDDEVNYLESYLDNNLPKGIIHGNLSWESMKFKGSRLVGIMDFDKACRGKFICDLATTVNAVCYHEGRYRLDRFEELIMGYEGLRPLSLPEWDSFPNELRFSALRTAVTSLHDFYLRDNGERQRIQKTFRDFFERLLILRREKDGGMEDLLLSMATGYDYRKYQKSKPSR
- a CDS encoding ubiquinone/menaquinone biosynthesis methyltransferase, which encodes MPARHRLASRDTQVRNIFDRIAGRYDLLNRIISFRLDSLWRRKLIRALGLSGRPAWVLDMGTGTGALALDACRVLAPGARVVGVDFSRAMLQRAREQAVRTGAASRADYVLAHALAAPVRSEAFDAVMSAFVLRNVGDLQSFFRESYRVLKPGGQVASLDMFPPPHGLFSHLYWLYFGRLMPRIGGGGSGDPSAYRYLSDSVRSFVSPETVAETLAGVGFVETGIRRYLRGAVCLHVATKPGPSPREEATEP
- a CDS encoding ornithine cyclodeaminase family protein, which gives rise to MTLILNNDDVKQVLTMDVTMAALEKAYVELVDKEAVCRPRIDLQVPTSDPEKLYQWGTMEGGSTSGYFAIRMKSDIIYEQEYNGAITQEKYCVRPGRFCGLILLTSIENGEPLALLNDGHLQHMRVGADSGIGAKYMAREGAAVVGMVGSGGMARSHLEAFMKARRIERVQVYSPTKANREAYAREMTEQFDVEAVPLSDPDAVYKGADILAGCTDSAVDIIKGALVEPGTHITSIGGRPDAETFERIELSLRLGTAPAPWGLDEFALPDEYITYAARPEHDAGFKMKGKRRRAHGVQGGDKNVMLAELLAGRHPGRTSADQVTYSERGNVQGAQFYSVAGKVYELARERGLGKEIPTEWLLQDIRD